In Streptomyces sp. NBC_01707, a genomic segment contains:
- a CDS encoding cytochrome P450: MPCPHLPEGFDFTDPDLLQARIPYPEFARMRETAPVWWCTQPAGISGFDDEGYWVVTRHADVKYVSTHPELFSSYTNTAVIRFNESISRDQIEVQKLIMLNMDPPEHTRVRQIVQRGFTPRAIRSLEQALRSRARSIVETALAAADDDGSFDFVTNIAVELPLQAIAELIGVPQGDRSKIFDWSNKMAAYDDPEYAITEEVGTEAAMEIVSYAMNLAADRKECPAKDIVSQLVAAEGEGNLSSDEFGFFVILLAVAGNETTRNAISHGMHAFLTHPDEWELYKRERPETTAEEIVRWATPVVSFQRTATQDVDLGGQRIKKGDRVGLFYSSANNDPEVFENPEAFSISRDPNPHLGFGGGGPHFCLGKSLAVMEINLIFNAIADVLPDLRLVGDPRRLRSAWLNGIKQLQVSTSDKAGTPTG, from the coding sequence ATGCCCTGCCCTCATCTGCCCGAAGGGTTCGACTTCACCGACCCCGACCTGCTCCAAGCCCGCATCCCGTACCCGGAGTTCGCCCGGATGCGGGAGACCGCCCCGGTCTGGTGGTGCACCCAACCGGCCGGTATCTCCGGTTTCGACGACGAGGGCTACTGGGTGGTCACCCGGCACGCGGACGTCAAGTACGTCTCCACACACCCTGAGCTCTTCTCGTCCTACACCAACACGGCAGTCATCCGCTTCAACGAGTCGATCAGCCGCGACCAGATCGAGGTCCAGAAGCTGATCATGCTGAACATGGACCCGCCCGAACACACCCGGGTCCGCCAGATCGTCCAGCGCGGCTTCACGCCCCGTGCGATCCGGTCCCTGGAACAGGCCCTGCGCAGCCGCGCCCGCTCGATCGTCGAGACGGCGCTCGCCGCGGCCGACGACGACGGCTCCTTCGACTTCGTCACCAACATCGCCGTCGAACTCCCGCTCCAGGCCATCGCCGAGCTCATCGGCGTACCGCAAGGGGACCGGTCGAAGATCTTCGACTGGTCCAACAAGATGGCCGCGTACGACGATCCCGAGTACGCGATCACCGAAGAGGTCGGCACCGAGGCGGCCATGGAGATCGTCTCGTACGCGATGAACCTGGCGGCGGATCGCAAGGAGTGCCCGGCCAAGGACATCGTCTCCCAGCTGGTCGCCGCGGAGGGCGAAGGCAACCTCTCATCCGACGAGTTCGGCTTCTTCGTCATCCTGCTCGCCGTCGCCGGCAACGAGACCACCCGTAACGCCATCAGCCACGGCATGCACGCCTTCCTGACCCACCCCGACGAATGGGAGCTGTACAAGCGCGAGCGCCCGGAGACGACCGCCGAGGAGATCGTGCGCTGGGCCACCCCCGTGGTCTCCTTCCAGCGGACCGCCACCCAGGACGTCGACCTGGGCGGGCAGCGGATCAAGAAGGGGGACAGGGTCGGGCTGTTCTACTCCTCCGCCAACAACGACCCCGAGGTCTTCGAGAACCCGGAGGCCTTCTCCATCTCCCGGGACCCCAACCCCCATCTCGGCTTCGGTGGCGGCGGCCCGCACTTCTGTCTCGGCAAGTCCCTCGCCGTCATGGAGATCAACCTGATCTTCAACGCGATCGCGGACGTGCTGCCGGACCTGCGACTGGTCGGCGACCCGAGGCGGCTGCGCTCCGCCTGGCTCAACGGGATCAAGCAACTGCAGGTCAGCACATCGGACAAGGCCGGTACGCCCACCGGCTGA
- a CDS encoding AEC family transporter has translation MAAMHALLSGFAPIWTLTGIGYVVGRSGLLGEQAEAVLGRFVFHVAMPAALFVMVSGARLDAFANSSMVAFAAGTALVSALGFVLARRLFGRKTADQAISSMASGYVNSANLGIPVAVQVLGDASFVAQIILFQVLLVSPVILTLLDTGTGAVSGKGVTFRRMLTMPVRNPIIMASMFGVAVSAIGLRLPTTVTHSCDLLGAAAVPTALITLGLSLNGRPAATGARSESVADSGERAEVGVAVVLKTLVQPLIAFLVGGPLLRLPDHQLLAVVVCSALPTAQNAFIYARQYGLDTRLARNSVVASTVASMATLSFAAWALGPSH, from the coding sequence ATGGCGGCCATGCACGCCCTGCTCTCCGGCTTCGCCCCCATCTGGACGCTCACCGGCATCGGTTACGTGGTCGGCCGCAGCGGCCTCCTCGGCGAACAGGCGGAAGCAGTGCTCGGCCGGTTCGTCTTCCACGTGGCCATGCCCGCGGCTCTGTTCGTCATGGTCTCCGGCGCACGCCTGGACGCCTTCGCCAACTCCTCGATGGTGGCCTTCGCCGCAGGCACGGCGCTCGTCTCCGCCCTCGGCTTCGTCCTGGCCCGCCGCCTCTTCGGCCGCAAGACCGCCGACCAGGCGATCAGCAGCATGGCGTCCGGCTACGTGAACTCCGCCAATCTCGGCATCCCGGTGGCGGTCCAGGTGCTGGGCGACGCCTCGTTCGTCGCGCAGATCATCCTGTTCCAGGTGCTGCTGGTCTCCCCCGTGATCCTGACACTGCTGGACACGGGGACGGGGGCCGTCTCCGGAAAGGGCGTCACCTTCCGGAGGATGCTGACCATGCCGGTCCGCAACCCGATCATCATGGCCTCGATGTTCGGCGTCGCCGTCTCCGCGATCGGGCTGCGACTGCCGACCACCGTCACGCACTCCTGCGATCTGCTCGGCGCGGCAGCGGTTCCCACGGCCCTGATCACCCTCGGCCTGTCGTTGAACGGACGCCCGGCGGCGACCGGCGCACGGTCGGAGAGCGTGGCGGATTCCGGGGAGCGTGCGGAGGTGGGAGTCGCCGTCGTGCTGAAGACGCTGGTCCAGCCGCTGATCGCGTTCCTCGTCGGCGGCCCGCTGCTGCGGCTGCCGGACCATCAGCTGCTGGCCGTGGTGGTGTGCTCCGCGCTGCCGACGGCCCAGAACGCCTTCATCTACGCCCGCCAGTACGGTCTGGACACCAGGCTCGCCCGCAACTCCGTCGTCGCCTCCACGGTCGCTTCCATGGCCACCCTGTCGTTCGCCGCCTGGGCGCTGGGGCCGTCCCACTGA
- a CDS encoding bifunctional glycosyltransferase 87/phosphatase PAP2 family protein, with translation MRGNAATGARTGAARAVLWLVVALLAGRQMAVVLRQPPGERLTDLETWIGENGVLHVTGSLYDSDRFTGTPFAGLVLKPLARTAEQSLGVAWTFGSLLLVAALGLVAARALPGPVSRRTALLAAPVAISLLMLSLPVRNALHLGQTSILPVLLVLLGCFVARGERASGVLIGIAAALQPTVLLFAVLLWLTGRRRAAVTGGTAFAACTALAWAVMPHDSWSYWVHHVAGAGLGDSADSLSNQSLHGALLRFGLAGPLEVVLFLLLAAAVCYVGLRRAVRYANDGQLLLAVAVTGCVAVAVSPTAWQHQLLWVLLAVVGRAGERASDRLVWPAIVVLVITLPGKILLPNTPVAFPVRDNVLLLAALGAACAAPFLPRTSPYWQRPVPTDYAVPVPARWSRVPLLPFWRRVLSRPNLLLELLLIRVVYSAYAHVRLAATAGRPTAEAHGRQIHSLEKWLHIDIEHWANHTVVQIGWLKSFFDYYYSTFHFIVPLAILGVLYVRRPADYRWARSTLGFATLVALLGFWLYPLAPPRLMPGLGFIDTVHGVQDFAKPDYGTLTSMTNQYAAMPSLHFGWSLWCGVMIVMLAPKLWMKALGLLHPLFTVSAIVATANHWVLDAVGGALVIALGFVLTHVLAGPRKLQPVVDRAAGAERHPSAADRAASPEATGETVGSKT, from the coding sequence GTGCGCGGAAACGCGGCGACGGGGGCGAGGACCGGGGCAGCCCGGGCTGTGCTCTGGCTGGTTGTCGCCTTGCTTGCGGGACGGCAGATGGCGGTGGTGCTGCGGCAGCCGCCGGGCGAACGGCTCACCGATCTGGAGACGTGGATCGGTGAGAACGGGGTCCTGCATGTGACGGGATCGCTCTACGACAGCGACCGGTTCACCGGCACCCCCTTCGCCGGGCTGGTACTGAAACCGCTGGCGCGGACGGCCGAACAGAGCCTCGGCGTTGCCTGGACCTTCGGTTCGCTGCTGCTCGTCGCCGCACTCGGCCTGGTCGCGGCCCGCGCCCTGCCGGGGCCCGTCTCCCGTCGCACCGCCCTGCTGGCCGCCCCCGTCGCGATCAGCCTGCTGATGCTGTCCCTGCCGGTCCGTAACGCCCTCCACCTCGGCCAGACCAGCATCCTGCCGGTCCTGCTGGTGCTGCTGGGTTGTTTCGTGGCCCGGGGAGAACGCGCGTCCGGCGTACTGATCGGGATCGCGGCCGCGCTCCAGCCGACCGTGCTGCTCTTCGCCGTCCTGCTCTGGCTGACGGGCCGCCGCCGGGCCGCAGTGACCGGCGGCACCGCGTTCGCCGCCTGCACCGCGCTGGCCTGGGCCGTGATGCCGCACGACTCATGGTCGTACTGGGTGCACCATGTCGCGGGCGCCGGACTCGGCGACAGCGCGGACAGCCTCTCCAACCAGTCGCTGCACGGTGCGCTGCTCCGCTTCGGCCTGGCGGGCCCGCTCGAGGTAGTGCTGTTCCTGCTGCTGGCCGCCGCCGTCTGCTACGTCGGGCTGCGGCGCGCCGTGCGGTACGCGAACGACGGCCAGCTGCTCCTCGCCGTCGCCGTGACCGGCTGTGTCGCCGTCGCCGTCTCGCCGACCGCCTGGCAGCACCAGCTGCTGTGGGTGCTCCTTGCCGTGGTCGGCCGGGCCGGTGAGCGGGCCTCAGACCGGCTGGTGTGGCCGGCCATCGTGGTGCTCGTGATCACGCTGCCCGGGAAGATACTTCTGCCGAACACCCCGGTCGCCTTCCCGGTGCGGGACAACGTGCTCCTCCTCGCTGCGCTGGGCGCCGCCTGCGCAGCGCCGTTCCTGCCGCGCACCTCGCCGTATTGGCAGCGGCCGGTCCCCACGGACTACGCCGTCCCGGTTCCGGCCCGTTGGAGCCGCGTGCCGCTGCTGCCGTTCTGGCGACGGGTGCTCAGCCGTCCCAACCTGCTGTTGGAACTCCTGCTGATCCGGGTCGTCTACTCGGCGTATGCGCACGTCAGGCTGGCGGCGACGGCCGGTCGCCCCACCGCCGAGGCGCACGGCCGGCAGATCCACTCGCTCGAGAAGTGGCTGCACATCGACATCGAGCACTGGGCCAACCACACGGTCGTCCAGATCGGCTGGCTGAAGAGCTTCTTCGACTACTACTACTCGACGTTCCACTTCATCGTGCCGCTGGCCATCCTCGGTGTGCTGTACGTACGACGCCCAGCGGACTACCGCTGGGCCCGCTCCACCCTCGGCTTCGCCACCCTGGTCGCGCTGCTCGGCTTCTGGCTGTACCCGCTGGCGCCGCCGCGGCTGATGCCGGGGCTCGGCTTCATCGACACGGTCCATGGCGTCCAGGACTTCGCGAAGCCGGACTACGGGACGCTCACCTCGATGACCAACCAGTACGCGGCGATGCCCTCGCTGCATTTCGGCTGGTCGCTCTGGTGCGGCGTCATGATCGTGATGCTGGCCCCGAAGCTGTGGATGAAGGCGCTCGGGCTGCTGCACCCGCTGTTCACCGTCTCGGCGATCGTCGCCACGGCCAACCACTGGGTGCTCGACGCGGTGGGCGGGGCGCTGGTCATCGCGCTCGGCTTCGTGCTCACTCATGTCCTCGCGGGACCACGGAAGCTGCAACCGGTGGTGGACCGGGCAGCCGGGGCGGAACGGCACCCGTCCGCGGCGGATCGGGCAGCTTCCCCGGAGGCGACCGGCGAGACGGTGGGCAGCAAGACCTGA